GCCGGCGTCGTCGGCTGCGGCAGCTTCTGGCCCATGCCGATGCCCGCGATTTCCTTGATCTCGACGCCCTGATGCGCCACGGTCATGATGTCGTGCCAGGTCTGTGCCGGCAGCGAGCCGCCGGTCATGCGGTTGGTCGGCGAGTAGTCGTCATTGCCGTACCAGACCGCGCAGGTGAAGTTGCCGGTATAGCCGACGAACCAGGCGTCGCGATAGGCATTGGTGGTGCCGGTCTTGCCGGCGGTCGGAATGCCGTCGAGCGCGGCGCGGCGCGCGGTGCCTTCGCTGACGACGTGGCTCATCATGCCCGCCATGTCGGCGGCGGTCGCAGGCGGAATGGCCTGCTTGGGCTTCGGCCCGTCGCGATCCCAGCGCCACACCAGATCGCCGGTGCCGGTTCGCACCTCGAGCACCGAATGCGGCGTCACCGACTTGCCTTTGTTGGGGAAGGTGGCGTAGGCGACCGCGTGCTCGATCACGGTAACTTCGTCGGAGCCGATCGGCAGCGACGGCGTGTCCGGCAGCGGCGCCTTGATGCCGAAGCGGCGCGCCACCTCGACGATCTTGGCGCGGCCGACCTTGGCCGGGTTCGGTGACTTGCCGCCGAGCGCGATCGAAAGCTTCACCGGCACCACGTTGATCGAGCGGGTGATCGCCTGCGTCAGCGTCACCGCGCCGGAATAGGAGTGGCCGTAGTTCTGCGGGCACCAGTTGCCGATGCAGACCGGGCCGTCGACCACGATCGAGGTCGGCTTGAAGCCGTTGAGCAGCGCCGTGGTGTAGACATAGGGTTTGAACGACGAGCCGGGCTGGCGGTAGGCGTCGGTGGCGCGGTTGAACTGGCTCGCGCCGTAGTCGCGGCCGCCGACCATGGCGCGGATGCCGCCGTCGAGGTCGGCGACGACGGTCGCCGCCTGCGTCGCGTGATAGTCGCGGCCGAACTGGCGGAGCTGGTTCTCGATCGCCTCTTCGGCGGCGCGCTGCACGTTCATGTCGATCGCGGTCCGCACCACGAAGACGCGCTCGGTATAGGACCTCGGGAAGGTGTCGACGAGCTTGCGCATCTCGTCGAAGGCGTAGTCGAGATAGTAGTTCGGCGAGTTTTCGTCACGGCGGTCGACCGCGAATGCCGGGTTGCGGCGGGCGCCGAACACCTGGCCCTCGGTCATGAAGCCGGCATCGACCAGGTTGTCGAGCACGACGTTGGCGCGGGCGCGCGCCGCCGGCAGGTTGATGTGCGGCGCGTATTTGGTCGGCGCCTTGAACAGGCCAGCGAGCATCGCGGCTTCCGCGAGATTGACGTCGCGCACCGACTTGTTGAAGTAGAAATGCGCGGCGCCGTCGACGCCGAAGGTGCCGCCGCCCATATAGGCGCGGTCGAGATAGAGCTTGAGGATCTCGTTCTTGGTCAGTCGCGTCTCGAGCCAGACCGCGAGGAACGCTTCCTTGATCTTGCGCTCGATGGTGCGCTCGTTGTTGAGGAACAGGTTCTTGGCGAGCTGCTGGGTGATCGAGGAGCCGCCTTGGCGCACGCCGCCGGCCTGGGCGTTGGTGACGAGCGCGCGCGCCGTGCCCGCGATGTCGATGCCGAAATGGTCGTAGAAGCGGCGGTCTTCGGTGGCGAGCGTCGCCTTGATCAGGTTGTCCGGAAAATCTTCCAGCGGGATCGAGTCGTTGTGCTTGATGCCGCGGCTGCCGATCGGGTTGCCGTAGCGGTCGAGGAAGGTCACCGCGAGGTCGGATTTCTTCAGCCAGTCCTCGTCGGCGGTCTCGCGAAAGGCGGGGATCGCGAGGGTGAGCATCAAGAGCAGGCCGCCGAGCCCGATGGTGGCGGCTTCCGAGAGGGGCTCGATGAACACCCAGCGCTTCCAGCGGCCGACATAGAAGCGGTCCATGAAGGCCGAATAGCGCTCATAGAGCTCGCGCGCGCCGCGCAGCGAAGAGAACAGCCCGGAATCAAAGCGCGCATCCAGATCCAGGCGGAAATTGTTGATCCGCCGCTTCCAATCCTCTGGGATGATCGTGCGCACCGGGACCTAAGACCTTGCCAGTTCGAACCGTTCGATCGCCCCGGCCGGGCGTCGCCAGAACGTCTTGCTGGAGTGTTGCGGCAAACCCAAGGCGGTTTGCTCGCCTCCGGGAGACTCATCCCTATCTAGCCGAGCGGGCTTGATAAACCAATGGTCTGGCTCGCGATTTTAACCGCAAAGCCTAACGCCGCCCCTTGTGGGCGCAGCATTCGCCCCCACTTGCAGGCGGCCTTGGCCTGCTCCTAGAAGGGTTCGATGCAAAACCTCATCGATCAGCACATTCAGCCATGACCGCGCCGCCCAAACGACCCTCGGACCAAGCCGGATTTTTCTGGAAAACCAAGGCGTTGGAGGAAATGTCTGACGCCGAATGGGAAAGCCTGTGCGACGGCTGCGCGCGCTGCTGCCTGGAAAAGCTGGAAGACGAGGACACCGGCCGGATCTATTTCACCCACGTCGCCTGCCGGCTTCTGGATGCGGGCCTGTGCGCCTGCAAGGACTATCCGAACCGATCTGACAAGGTTTCCGACTGCGTCCGGCTCACCCCGGAAAACGTGCGCACCCTCAACTGGCTGCCTCCAAGCTGCGCCTATCGCCTGGTGGCGGAGGGGCGCGACCTCTATTGGTGGCATCCGCTGGTGTCGGGCGATCCCAACACGGTCCATGAGGCCGGCGTCTCCGTGCGGGGCCGGGTGCAGGGAACCGAGGAAGAGATCGCGGTTGCCGATCTCGAAGACCACATCGTGCAATGGCCTGCGCAATTGCCGAAGCGCGCCCGCCTCAAGAAGCGCCCAAAGCCGTAAGCGTTCACGTTTCCGCGAATTCATGGGCACAGCAGCGGGACGCACCTATGCGCTCAACCCGCTGCCGCAGCAGCGCTTTGCCGCCTAAATATGGAGGAAGCCGCGATTCCCCGCGGCTTTCTGCTGCGCAGCAATAAAAAAATCGCCCATGAACAAGTTCGAACGGCAGAGCCGTCGACCTGCCGATGAACAGACATTGCCCGAAGAGCTCGCCGGCGAGCTCTCGCATCTGTCGACCGAGGTGATCGACATCGGCGATGCCCCGCCGATCGCGCCGCGCGCGCCACTGTCTCCCGAAGAGGTCCGCACCATCCTGGCCAGCCTGATGCTGACCATGTTCCTGGCGGCGCTCGACCAGACCATCGTCGCCACCGCGCTGCCGACCATCGGCCGCCAGTTCCATGACGTCACCAATCTGTCCTGGGTGATCACGGCCTATCTTCTGGCCTCGACCGCGGTCGCGCCCGTGTTCGGTACGCTGAGCGACATCTACGGCCGCCGCGCCATGATCATCGTCTCGCTGAGCCTATTCCTGTTGGGCTCGGTGCTATGCGCGGTGGCGCCGAACATGCCCGTGCTGATTCTGGCGCGGGGCCTGCAGGGGCTCGGCGGCGGCGGCATCCTGCCGCTGGTGCAGACCATCATCTCCGATCTGGTCACGCCGCGCGAGCGCGGCCAGTACCAGGCCTATTTCAGCGGCGTGTGGGTCGCCGCCGGCGTCGGCGGCCCGATCCTCGGCGGCGTGTTCGCCGAACATCTGCACTGGTCGATGATCTTCTGGATCAACGTGCCGCTCGGCCTTGCCTCGCTCGGGATGCTGCTGCCGAAGATGGCCAAGATCCCGACCTATCACCGTCGGCGCAAGGTTGACTGGCTTGGCGGCGTGCTCCTGATGGCCTCCGCCGTCGTGATCATGCTGGTGCTGACCTGGGGCGGCAATCGTTACCTCTGGCTGTCGCCGACGATCCTTGCGATGGTCGGTGCCTCGATTGCGCTCGCATTCGCCTTCGTCTGGTACGCGCGGCGGACGGACGAGCCGTTCCTGCCGCTGCCGCTGATGGGCGGCTCGGTGGTGCCCTATGCCATGGGTGCTGGCGGCTGCGCGCTCGGCGCGATGATGGGTCTCACCGTGCATCTGCCGCTCTATTACGAGGTCGTCTATCGCCTGAGCGCCAGTGAGGCCGGGCTTGCGCTGATCCCGCTCGCGGCGATCTCGACCGGCGGGGCCGCGATCGCCGGCCGCACCATGGCGCGCGCCAGGCACTACAAGCGCGTCGCGGTGGTCGGC
This genomic interval from Bradyrhizobium sp. NP1 contains the following:
- a CDS encoding PBP1A family penicillin-binding protein, whose product is MRTIIPEDWKRRINNFRLDLDARFDSGLFSSLRGARELYERYSAFMDRFYVGRWKRWVFIEPLSEAATIGLGGLLLMLTLAIPAFRETADEDWLKKSDLAVTFLDRYGNPIGSRGIKHNDSIPLEDFPDNLIKATLATEDRRFYDHFGIDIAGTARALVTNAQAGGVRQGGSSITQQLAKNLFLNNERTIERKIKEAFLAVWLETRLTKNEILKLYLDRAYMGGGTFGVDGAAHFYFNKSVRDVNLAEAAMLAGLFKAPTKYAPHINLPAARARANVVLDNLVDAGFMTEGQVFGARRNPAFAVDRRDENSPNYYLDYAFDEMRKLVDTFPRSYTERVFVVRTAIDMNVQRAAEEAIENQLRQFGRDYHATQAATVVADLDGGIRAMVGGRDYGASQFNRATDAYRQPGSSFKPYVYTTALLNGFKPTSIVVDGPVCIGNWCPQNYGHSYSGAVTLTQAITRSINVVPVKLSIALGGKSPNPAKVGRAKIVEVARRFGIKAPLPDTPSLPIGSDEVTVIEHAVAYATFPNKGKSVTPHSVLEVRTGTGDLVWRWDRDGPKPKQAIPPATAADMAGMMSHVVSEGTARRAALDGIPTAGKTGTTNAYRDAWFVGYTGNFTCAVWYGNDDYSPTNRMTGGSLPAQTWHDIMTVAHQGVEIKEIAGIGMGQKLPQPTTPATVAAAGAPKPPEIKPGPPPVLTRRGADILVRVEKLLDEAAKTATKTTEESTKPTKPVSSSSLAFPESLASAAPGSATPSAAPRKN
- a CDS encoding YcgN family cysteine cluster protein, with the translated sequence MTAPPKRPSDQAGFFWKTKALEEMSDAEWESLCDGCARCCLEKLEDEDTGRIYFTHVACRLLDAGLCACKDYPNRSDKVSDCVRLTPENVRTLNWLPPSCAYRLVAEGRDLYWWHPLVSGDPNTVHEAGVSVRGRVQGTEEEIAVADLEDHIVQWPAQLPKRARLKKRPKP